GGTGCGCCCGCCGTACCCCGCACCGCCCGGCCTGCCGCGTCCTCGACCGGCCGCGCGCTGCCGGCTGGTCGGTGCGTGCGACTACTTCATGGTGGCGATCTGGATCAGGTTGCCGCAGGTGTCGTCGAGGACGGCGGTGACCACCGGCCCGAAGTCGGTCGCGTCCTGGGTGAACTGCACGCCCAGCCCCTTGAGCCGCTCGACCTCGGCGTGCACGTCGTCGACGGCGAACTGGGTGAACGGGATGCCGTCGGCGACCAGGGCCTCCTTGAACGGGCCCGCCGCCGGGTGGCCGTCCGGCTCCAGCAGCAGCTCGACGCCGTCCGGGTCGGCGGGGGAGACCACGGTGAGCCAGCGGGCCTCGCCGGCGGGCACGTCGGTCTTCTTGGTGAACCCCAGCTTCTCGGTGTAGAAGGCGAGCGCCTTGGCCTGGTCGTCGACGAAGACGCTGGTGACGTTGATGCGGATCACGGGTTCGGTTCCTCTCGGTCGATGTGCCACCGGTCGACGATCGAGCGCAGCGGGCTCGTGTCGACGTGGTGGAACTTGTAGCGGCCCTGCCGCCGCGTGTGCACCAGGCCGGCCTGTTCGAGGACCGCGAGGTGCTGCGAGACGGCCTGGCGCGAGGAGGCCAGGCCGTGCTTCACGGTCAGCCGGCCGCAGAGCTCGAACAGCGTCTGGCCGTCCCTGTCGGTCAGCTCGTCCAGGATGGTGCGTCGCGTCGCGTCACCGATGGCCTTGTACAGGTCGGCGTCTGCGTCCACGGCACCGTTGTAGGCAAGTCAACACTTGCCTGTCAAGAGGAACCGTCGTGGTGCAGCAGTCAGGGTGCCGGTCGTGACGCGCCCACACCGGCCAGGGGAGGTGGACACAGGTGACCAGCAGCTCGGTTCCGCTGTGGCAGGACGAGCCGTACTCCCCGCGGCCTCCCCTGCAGGGAGAGGCGCGGGCGGACGTGTGCGTGATCGGCGCCGGTGTGGGCGGTCTCGCGACCGCCCGGCGCCTGCTCGACGCCGGCCTCTCGGTGGTCGTGCTGGACCGGGCCGAGGTGGCCTCCGGCGCCAGCGGCCGCAACGGCGGGTTCTTCCTCGCCGGGGCCGCGCCGATGTACCACGACACCCGCCGTCTCTGGGGGCGCGAGCGGGCGGCGGCCGTCCACGCGGCGACGCTGTCCGCCCAGCAGGAGGTGCTCGAGGTGGCCGAGGACGTGGGCGCGCGCTCCTGCTTCCGCGTCGACGGGCTGCTCCGGCTCGCCGTCGACGCGATCGAGGCGGACGACGTCCGGGACAACGCCGCGGCGCTCGCCGAGGACGGTTTCCCGGGGCAGCTGGTGGCCGGGGACGACCTCCCGGGCCCGCTCGCCCGGCCGGAGCGGGTCGGGCTGCTCTTCCCCCACGACGGGTCGGTGCACCCCGTCCGCTGGCTCCGGGCGCTCGCCGACGCCCTCGAGTCGCGCGGAGCGCGGATCTGCGAGCACACGCCGGTGGTCGCGCCACCGGCCGCCGACGGGGACGGCGTCCGCGTGCGGACCGCGTCCGGGGTGGTGCGGTGCGACCGGGCGGTCGTGGCGGTGGACGGCGACCTGGCGGCGCTGGTGCCGTCGGCGGGGGCCGTGCGTCCGCGGCGCCTCAACATGGTCGCCACCGCACCCCTCGGCGGGACGGTCCTCCCGTTCCCGGTGTACGCGCGCCACGGCCACGAGTACGCGCACCAGACGGCGGACGGGCGGATCGCGCTCGGTGGCTTCTCCGACCTCGACGGCGACGCGAGCTGGACGGACCGGGCCGAGGTGTCCGGGCCGGTGCAGGCGCGACTGGACCGGTGGCTGCTCGAGGAGCTCCGGGTGGGTGCACCGGTGACGCACCGGTGGGCGGGCGTCGTGGGCTTCGCCGAGGACCCCCTGCCCCGGTGCGGACCGGTGCCGGGCTCCGCCGGACGGGTGTTCGCGCTGGGCGGCTACAACGGGACGGGCCACGTGCAGGCCTGGGTCGCCTCCCGCGTGGTGGCCGACCTCCTCGTCACCGGCGCGAGCGCGTCCGCCGGGCTCTACGCGACCGTCGACGCCGGACGGCGGTGAGCGCGGGCGGCCCCCCGGTGAGGACGCCGGCCACGGGTCAGCCCATCGTCTTCTGACCGTCGATCGACTCCCGCAGGATGTCGGCGTGGCCGGCGTGCTGCGCGGTCTCGGCGACGATGTGCAGGAACACCCGCCGGGCCGACCAGCGGGCGCCCGGCTCGAACCAGGGTGCCTCCGGCAGCGCGTGCTCGGCGTCGAGGTCGGGCAGGGTGGCGACGAGCTCGTCGGTGTGCCGGGCGACCGCCTCGTAGTCGGACAGCACGCCGGCCAGCGTCTCCCCGGGCGCGAGGTGCCAGTGCCGGGTCGCGGCATCGGGACCCCAGTTGCGGTGCATCGCCTCGGCCCCGCCCTCGACGAACCGCACCCACCCGGCCTCCGTGGCCGCCACGTGCTTGACGAGCCCGGCCAGGTCGAGCGCGCTGGCGGTCGGCCGCCGCACCGCCTGCTCGTCGGTCAGGCCGCGGACGGTGTACCGCAGGAAGGACCGGTGCCGCCGCAGCGACTCGATCAGGTCGGCCCGCTCTCGGGTGAGGGTGGTCGAACCGGTCATGGGATCGCCTTCCGTCGTCCTCCGGTGGGTCGGTGCCGACGCTAGGGGGAGGGAGAGCCGGATGGGACGGATCGGTATCTGCCGATGACCTGGGCGCATCAGAACGGTCACACCTGCGGCCTAGCGTGCAGTTCGCAGGCACCGATCCCCAGGAGGTCGTCATGGGTCCGACCGTCACCAGCCTCGACCAGCTCGACTACGACATCTCGGTCGCCTACATCGCCCTCGGGGTCGTCCGCAGCTCGTGGGACCGGTGCCCGAGCGCGGAGAACGCCCGCGCCGTCGACGCGGCGGAGGGGTGCCTGAACGACCTGCTCGACGAGCGCTTCGCCGCCCAGCAGTGACCGTCCGCGAGGAGCCGCGGAGCCGAGCCGCCGCCCTCCCTCGCGGTCAGCGGCCGCGACGGGGACGGCGCCGTCCCGGGCGCCGACGCCGGGGACGGAGGAGGGCGAGGGCCAGCAACCGGGACACGGGGATGCCGAAGACGGCACCGATCCGGCCGCTGCTGGCGATGGAGGCGACACTGCCGAGGGACCCGATGCTGGCGATGCTCCCGAGCGAGCCGATGCTGGCCAGGCTGAACGCCGAGCCGATGCTCCCGATGCTGCCGGCGGAGGCCAGCGAGGCCAGGGAGCCCGAGCTCGCCCGTGACGCGATGCTGCCCACCGAGGCCCTCGAGCTGATCGACCCCACGCTGCCGACCGAGGCGATGCTGCCGGCCGACCCGGTCGGGTCGGCCGGTCCCCGGCACCCGTCCCGGTCGGTGTACGGGGCCGGTGGGAGTCCGGGGTCCGGTGCCATGAGTGCTCCTCGAGGTCGGTCCGCGCCGGGCGTCGCGCGGTGACGGGCGGACGGCGGTGGTCGGGCGCCCGGACCCGGCCCTCCCCGTCGGGGCGTTCCGACGACGAGCCCGGTCGCCGGCGTCCGCACCGTCGACCGGCGGCTCCGCCACCCGCGCCACGACCCCCTCGGTCCTCCCTGGGACCGCCGAGCGTGGACGGTGGGGAGTCCGCCCGCAACCCCCGCCCGACCTGCCGGTGCGGCGCGGTGCCCTCCCGCACGACGACCGGCGAGCCTGGGTAGGGGTCGACCGGGCGGCGGACCGAGGGCCGGGGTGACCGCGGAGGGAGCACCGATGGACGAGACGGCGACGACCACCGACGTCGTGGTGGGACTGGACGGGTCGGCCGGCGCGCGCACCGCCCTGGCCTGGGCCCTCCAGGAGGCGCGGCTGCGGGGCGGGGTGGTCCGGCCGGTCACCGTGTGGCCGGAGGACCGGCCCCCGCACGTCCACGACGCGGGGATCGGCCCGCCGAGCGCCGCCGACGTCGAGGGCGACGTGCGGTCGAGGATGGGCAGCGAGGCGGCAGAGGTCGCGGCGGCGGCGGGGTGCGAGGACGTCCCGGTGCACCCCGAGGTCCGCCACGGGCAGCCCGCGCAGCAGCTGATCGACGCCGCCGGGACCGACGGTCTGCTGGTGGTCGGCTCCCGCGGTCGGGGACCGGTGCGCGGTGCGGTGCTGGGCTCGGTGAGCCAGCAGTGCGCCCAGTACGCCTCCGGACCGGTCGTCGTCGTGCGCGACGACGACGCCGCGCCTCGCGCCGTCCTGTGGCAGGAACCCGCCAGCCGGGTGGTGGTCGGGGTCGACGGCTCGGCCGGTTCGGTGGCCGCGCTGCGCTTCGCCGAGGCGGAGGCGCGGCTGCGCGGTGGTGAGCTGCACGTCGTGCACGCGTGGACCGACACCGTGTCCGGCTACGGCGGCCCACCCTGGGAGCGGCCCGTCACCACGCTGCGCGAGCAGGCCGACGCCGTCCTCCGGCAGAGCATGCAGAGCGCGTGGCGGGACGCCGCTCCCGACGTCCAGGTCCGCGCGGAGACCGTCGAGGGCGTCGAGTGGGACGTCCTGACCGAGGTGGCCGAGGCGGCCGACCTGCTCGTGGTCGGGTCGCGCGGCCGGACCGGCTGGTCGAGCCTGCTGCTGGGGTCGGTCGGCCTGCGCTGCCTCACCTTCTCCCCGTGTCCGGTGGCGGTGGTCCGCACGCCCCGGTGAGCGCGGGGGCCGCCGACCGCGGTTGCCGGCTCCCGGCAACGACGGTGTGCTGCACCTGACCGGTCGGACCCCTCGTGCACCAGCCCGGTCCGCGGCAGGCTGGGGAGCGGCAGGAGGTGGAGGACGATGCTGAGCCACGACGAACAGCGGGCCTGGGACGAGATCCGGAGTCGCTTCGCGGAGGAGGCCGAGGAGCCCGCCCGTCCGGTCCTCGACCCGGCGGTCCGGCGGCCCCGCCCCTCGGGGACGGCAGACCTCGTCGTCGCGGTCGCCGGTGTCTCGGCCGCCGTCCTGCTGGTCGTCCTCGGAGCTCCCGTCGTCGGCCTCGCCGTCGCCGTCGCCGTCGCGCCCCGGTGGCTGCTGTGGCGCTACCGGTACCTGCTCGACGACGGTGCCGGGACGCCCGCACCGTCGGCGCCCC
This region of Geodermatophilus bullaregiensis genomic DNA includes:
- a CDS encoding VOC family protein; the encoded protein is MIRINVTSVFVDDQAKALAFYTEKLGFTKKTDVPAGEARWLTVVSPADPDGVELLLEPDGHPAAGPFKEALVADGIPFTQFAVDDVHAEVERLKGLGVQFTQDATDFGPVVTAVLDDTCGNLIQIATMK
- a CDS encoding ArsR/SmtB family transcription factor, which produces MDADADLYKAIGDATRRTILDELTDRDGQTLFELCGRLTVKHGLASSRQAVSQHLAVLEQAGLVHTRRQGRYKFHHVDTSPLRSIVDRWHIDREEPNP
- a CDS encoding NAD(P)/FAD-dependent oxidoreductase — translated: MTSSSVPLWQDEPYSPRPPLQGEARADVCVIGAGVGGLATARRLLDAGLSVVVLDRAEVASGASGRNGGFFLAGAAPMYHDTRRLWGRERAAAVHAATLSAQQEVLEVAEDVGARSCFRVDGLLRLAVDAIEADDVRDNAAALAEDGFPGQLVAGDDLPGPLARPERVGLLFPHDGSVHPVRWLRALADALESRGARICEHTPVVAPPAADGDGVRVRTASGVVRCDRAVVAVDGDLAALVPSAGAVRPRRLNMVATAPLGGTVLPFPVYARHGHEYAHQTADGRIALGGFSDLDGDASWTDRAEVSGPVQARLDRWLLEELRVGAPVTHRWAGVVGFAEDPLPRCGPVPGSAGRVFALGGYNGTGHVQAWVASRVVADLLVTGASASAGLYATVDAGRR
- a CDS encoding DinB family protein, producing the protein MTGSTTLTRERADLIESLRRHRSFLRYTVRGLTDEQAVRRPTASALDLAGLVKHVAATEAGWVRFVEGGAEAMHRNWGPDAATRHWHLAPGETLAGVLSDYEAVARHTDELVATLPDLDAEHALPEAPWFEPGARWSARRVFLHIVAETAQHAGHADILRESIDGQKTMG
- a CDS encoding universal stress protein produces the protein MDETATTTDVVVGLDGSAGARTALAWALQEARLRGGVVRPVTVWPEDRPPHVHDAGIGPPSAADVEGDVRSRMGSEAAEVAAAAGCEDVPVHPEVRHGQPAQQLIDAAGTDGLLVVGSRGRGPVRGAVLGSVSQQCAQYASGPVVVVRDDDAAPRAVLWQEPASRVVVGVDGSAGSVAALRFAEAEARLRGGELHVVHAWTDTVSGYGGPPWERPVTTLREQADAVLRQSMQSAWRDAAPDVQVRAETVEGVEWDVLTEVAEAADLLVVGSRGRTGWSSLLLGSVGLRCLTFSPCPVAVVRTPR
- a CDS encoding DUF3040 domain-containing protein, with protein sequence MLSHDEQRAWDEIRSRFAEEAEEPARPVLDPAVRRPRPSGTADLVVAVAGVSAAVLLVVLGAPVVGLAVAVAVAPRWLLWRYRYLLDDGAGTPAPSAPRGVLLDGDGHRSSRGSRHRR